Below is a genomic region from Variovorax sp. J2L1-78.
TTCGACGACCTGATCGCGCTGGGCCCCGTGCCGAGCCGTCCGCGCGTGCGCGAGGTGCTGGAGACCGCCGAGGTCGTCTGGCTGACCCGGGCGCAGCTGGCCGGCCTGCCGCGCGGGCACCGGGACTGGCGGGCCTTCGCCAGGACCCTGCAGCTCGCGCCCAAGCACTAGGCACGCAAGCCGCGACAATGCAGGCTCCCTGAGAGCCCGCCCGTGTCCGACCTGTCTTCCCCCCTTCCCTCCGCCGCGCCCGCCGACATCCTCCACGAGGTCTTCGGCTACGAACAGTTCCGCGGTGCCCAGGCCGCCATCGTCGACCACGTGGTGGGCGGCGGCGACGCGCTGGTGCTGATGCCCACGGGCGGCGGCAAGTCACTGTGCTACCAGATCCCCGCCATCGCCCGGCAACGGGCGGGCCACGGCGTGGCCATCGTGGTGTCGCCGCTGATCGCGCTGATGCACGACCAGGTCGGTGCGCTGCACGAGGCCGGCGTCGACGCCGCCTTCCTCAACTCCACGCTCGACTGGCAGCAGACGCAGGACGTCGAGCGCCGCATGCTCAGCGGCGAGATCACGCTGCTGTACGCCGCACCCGAGCGGGTGAACACGCCGCGCTTCCTGCAGCAGCTCGACACGCTGAAGGAGCGCGGCAAGCTGAGCCTCTTCGCCATCGACGAGGCGCATTGCGTGAGCCAGTGGGGCCACGACTTCCGCCCCGAGTACCGGGCGCTCACCGTGCTGCACGAGCGCTACGCTGGCGTGCCGCGCATCGCGCTGACCGCCACGGCCGACGACCTGACGCGGGCCGACATCGTCGAGCGCTTGCAGCTCGAAGAAGCACGGCAGTTCGTCAGCAGCTTCGACCGGCCGAACATCCGCTACACCATCGTCGAGAAGAAGGACGCGACGACGCAGCTGCTGCGCTTCATCCAGCGCGAGCACGAAGGCGATGCGGGCGTCGTGTACTGCCAGTCGCGCAAGCGCGTCGAAGACACCGCCGTCATGCTGCAGGACGCGGGCATCAACGCCCTGCCCTACCACGCCGGCCTCGACGCGGCGGTGCGCCAGCGGCACCAGGACCGCTTCCTGCGCGAGGAAGGCATCGTGATGGTCGCGACCATCGCCTTCGGCATGGGCATCGACAAGCCCGACGTGCGCTTCGTCGGCCACCTCGACATGC
It encodes:
- the recQ gene encoding DNA helicase RecQ, with translation MSDLSSPLPSAAPADILHEVFGYEQFRGAQAAIVDHVVGGGDALVLMPTGGGKSLCYQIPAIARQRAGHGVAIVVSPLIALMHDQVGALHEAGVDAAFLNSTLDWQQTQDVERRMLSGEITLLYAAPERVNTPRFLQQLDTLKERGKLSLFAIDEAHCVSQWGHDFRPEYRALTVLHERYAGVPRIALTATADDLTRADIVERLQLEEARQFVSSFDRPNIRYTIVEKKDATTQLLRFIQREHEGDAGVVYCQSRKRVEDTAVMLQDAGINALPYHAGLDAAVRQRHQDRFLREEGIVMVATIAFGMGIDKPDVRFVGHLDMPKNIEGYYQETGRAGRDGLPADAWMTYGLQDVVNQRRMIDESPAGEEFKQVMRGKLDALLSLAEASDCRRVRLLGYFGEASTPCGNCDNCLNPPQVWDGTDAARKLLSTIYRVSQHSGISFGAGHIMDILRGKATEKVKQFGHERISTFGIGAEFSEVQLRGVLRQLIATGALAVNSEAFNTLQLTDGSRAVLKGETTVRLRESVSSPAERKPRRERAARGAPSPAAATLDADAQKRFEALKAWRGEVAREHNLPAYVIFHDSTLAAIAERAPATLEDLQGISGIGTKKLEAYGSDVLRVCS